The following coding sequences are from one Triticum dicoccoides isolate Atlit2015 ecotype Zavitan chromosome 4A, WEW_v2.0, whole genome shotgun sequence window:
- the LOC119284332 gene encoding uncharacterized protein LOC119284332, translated as MEGAERGGNFERNTKSRLETHLRATTEAAGLFTDDLILEILSCLPARSLHRFKCVSVSWRDLIADPSNRKKLRQTLAGFLYFTSDDSGDRHHFASVSGGAAPFDPSLPCLQPTKYKYMAQVDACNGLLLYRGSNKKMMAYWNWNWAEDDFHFVVCNPVTGRWVELPPSPQAPENRFSCTAGLAFDPAVSSNFYILHSEQIFVGCYITGVNIYSSRTGSWTRRDSGMVEKVSLCFFSKYVFVCGIMYTVGSLKHKHEYVLLGVDMEGKVWKTIRVPNGPRIGAIGLSQGCLHYSVDSVVPIDDNNECLDSEITLWYLKDHDSKELVLKHTANTDKLMSMTGKKYRVVEIHPHCDTIFLVSCGGDTLVEYDMQHQKVGCILKLEKDSIQKFLPYVCAASDAPTSLI; from the exons ATGGAGGGGGCGGAGAGAGGGGGGAACTTCGAGAGGAACACCAAGTCTAGGCTGGAAACCCATCTGAGGGCCACAACGGAGGCAGCCGGCCTGTTCACCGACGACCTCATCCTGGAAATTCTCTCCTGCCTGCCCGCCAGATCCCTCCACCGCTTCAAGTGCGTCTCCGTGTCCTGGCGAGATCTCATCGCCGACCCCTCCAACCGCAAGAAGCTCCGCCAGACCCTCGCCGGCTTCCTCTACTTCACCAGCGACGACAGCGGGGATCGCCACCACTTCGCCAGCGTCTCCGGCGGCGCAGCCCCGTTCGACCCTTCCCTCCCTTGCCTGCAACCTACCAAGTACAAGTACATGGCCCAGGTGGACGCCTGCAATGGCCTCCTTCTCTACCGCGGCAGCAACAAGAAGATGATGGCCTATTGGAATTGGAATTGGGCAGAGGATGATTTCCATTTTGTTGTGTGCAATCCCGTCACTGGGAGGTGGGTGGAGCTGCCCCCTTCACCGCAGGCGCCGGAAAACCGATTTAGCTGTACCGCAGGTCTGGCTTTTGATCCTGCGGTCTCGTCCAATTTCTACATTCTTCACTCCGAGCAGATTTTTGTGGGATGTTACATCACAGGAGTGAACATCTACTCGTCGCGGACAGGATCCTGGACTCGCAGGGATAGTGGGATGGTTGAGAAAGTGTCGCTCTGCTTCTTTAGTAAGTATGTCTTTGTTTGCGGTATAATGTACACGGTTGGCAGCCTGAAGCACAAGCATGAGTATGTGCTGCTGGGGGTGGACATGGAGGGGAAAGTGTGGAAGACTATCCGCGTGCCTAACGGTCCAAGAATTGGTGCAATTGGATTGTCGCAGGGGTGCTTACACTATTCTGTAGATTCCGTGGTTCCCATCGATGATAACAATGAATGCCTAGATTCTGAGATAACACTCTGGTACCTCAAGGATCATGACAGTAAAGAATTAGTGCTGAAGCATACCGCCAACACCG ATAAGCTTATGAGCATGACTGGGAAGAAGTACAGAGTGGTTGAGATTCATCCGCATTGCGACACCATTTTCCTTGTTTCATGTGGAGGTGATACCTTGGTGGAGTATGATATGCAGCATCAGAAAGTTGGATGTATCCTTAAGCTTGAGAAAGATAGCATACAAAAATTTCTACCCTATGTTTGTGCAGCATCAGATGCGCCGACGTCTCTGATCTGA